cgggatgtttggttttgagtttcggagagttttgggacacttaatccctaaatgagagcttaagtgttggagagttgaccgtagccggagcagtatgaagacgaCCTTGGAATGGAAATCCTATGGTTTCGtcagctccgttgggtgattttaggaTTAGGAGTGTGTTTGGATTGAGTTtaggaggtccgtagctaatttaggcttgaaatgccgaaagttgaatttttaaagtttccggtcGGATAGTGGGATTTTGATATgagggtcgtaatggaattcaggaagttggagtagctccgtagtgttgaatgtgacgtgtgtgcaaaatttcaggtcatttggacgaggtttgatagactttctgattgaaagcgtgtttttagagtttttggaattcttaggcttgaatccgataaaaataggtgttttgatgttgttttgagcgttccgaaggttggaacaagtttgaatgatgttttaggattggttggcaggtttggttgaggtcccgagggcctcaggtgtgtttcggatgctcaacggacaatttttggacttggaaagattgcagattttctgctgttgTGTTGAAGAGAAAACCTTCATCACGTTCGTGAGCGGAtctcacgttcgcgtagagcGTCTGGGTGAAGCAACTGgaatgtgcttcgcgttcgcgatgatgtCCCGCATTTGCGAAGGTAAGGACTCGTTGgtcttcgcattcgcgtagggtcTGCCCATGTAAGATACGCATTCGCGAGTGGACTtcacgttcgcgaaagaggaatttggccagcaggacttttgtgcatcgcgttcgcgatagtagactcgcgttcgcgaagaaggaattacctgggcagatataagatttcaaaatcgagggtttagccattgtttatcaaaacttaagcttgggagctcggatatGAGCGAGATTTTAAGAGGTttttagagatatcgattgggtaacgattctagactcatttttgcttgtaactcattaatctaaacatgaattcatcctttaatttcgaaatttgtatgaaaattggggaaaatttcttagaccaagaaattgagttttgattggggatttaacatcggatttggataattttggtatggttagactcgttaGAGTTTGAGGATTCtcaaactataaattttacccgattccgagatgtgggcccgaggggtgttttggtcattttacctaatttcgcatattagcttagaatttaaatGTAGAATCCGTTACTTGAAgttttatttacattatgcaatggaattgaatagatttgggccattcggagtcgagtactcgtggcatgAGCTTTGTtttggattgatttttgagccggtttgaggtaagtgccTTGTTTAACCTTGTGGGGgaggggggaccttccccttatgaTTGGCATGtctggtaattgaaatgccttgtacgtgaggtgacgagtgcgtacttgtgctaattgttggaaaatccggttttctttaagtaaataCTAGCatatttcctttcctgtttctattacttgcactattaagcttgttgttagctcagaaaagcatgtctaagtgacttaattgcttaatttgattcaacctgcctttacttgaattctgtgcagcatgctagactagaagCACTTATtgtcttaatatgaaattttgccatttttgtatatcttcttgttgctgctgtgtatttattttgggactacggatgtgggatttcggtagctcTCTCTTGTCTGTTTGCTTTGGCACTaagggttagattcccggtagatccccctgtgcatttactttgggattatgggttagattcccggtacatccccctgcacagttatatggaactacgagaatgcacccggtagattcccccagtactgggtatttacatttgggactacagaacgggattccggtagatccttgcacactatgagttggactacgggatagGATCCCAGGAGGTCCACTAGACATGTAcagatgggactacaggacagtatcctgggagatctccgattgttattattggtgctgagctgtatttcctttccatgtttaccttgtttctgtgcagttgttgttgtcctatacatcctgtgttattttactgccatacttatttatattgttctattCTTTACTAttgatatttatattttatttaacctcagcagggccctgaccttcctcgtcactacccaacggaggttaggcttggcacttactgagtaccgctgtggtgtactcatgccccttctgcacatatttttcatgtgcagatccaggtacctttaCTCAGGCCTATCaaccttgaggaggcgactgctctagagacttcgaggtacatctgccgcgtccgcagaccggaagtccctttctattcgtGCTTTTAGTATTTATCCCTTCTGTACTTTCCTATTCTTATTAgatattccggagttagagctatgtagtgtttttctcagcttgtggatccgtgagtttccgggttatTGGATAGTGTATCAGATTTTGAGAATTTAtgtgtatatgccgagcggcatttaaATATTGTTTCCTTCGGTTGTTTTCAGCTTTTGATTGTTTATTCCGCAAATTTagtttattttccgcacttgttaggcttacctagtcgtagagactaggtgtcgtcactaCAGTTTACGGAGGGCAAACTGGGGTCGAGACATAAGCGTACGAAAATtagtactctttatatgagataggaaaattagaagttgagaaaatatatatatttttacatggataCTTTAAATAATAgcgtatgtatttattttatatggtaccacatgaccattaTAGTAAGTTAtctaaagtgtgttaaaagtgagtagtaatttaagtaagttgagataattcttaattatgtgaataattagGGTTTCTTAATAATTTTGGAGGTAAGATTAACGAGGAAATTAAAGTCTTTGGTATAAAGATTAACGTGGCAGCCTTACCTTATGGGAATAGTGACTCTTAGAGTCATTATGTTATGTGGTAAGCTTAGAGATGTGATATTTGGAAAAGTCTTTAAGAACGTGAGTTGTTCCATTTCATAAAGAAGAGTCCACTATTTGCCTAGCTAATGtgtatatttttcttttcctcatcTTCACTAAGTCTTGGTTCACTTGTAGAATAAAGAAAGCTACTTCTTTGTTGTTTGATTCAAGAAATAGTCTCGAGTTTATGGACAACTCTAGATACACTCCAAGGAGGAGACTTTAATTATGCCAAGAAATCTTCACTTATTGTCACAACCGTACATTGTTCATGTACAATATAATGATTAAAGGATATGTGAAAATTGGTCAATTTAAACAACCCCTTATCTTGTTCGATGAATTGAGAATAGGTGGCTTGTGTCCTAATAATTTTTCCTATCCATTTGTGTTTAAAGATATTGGTGAGTTGAAAATGGTTAAGGAAGGTGAAAAGATTTATGGCTATGAGTTGAAATCTGCTGTTTGGTTTGATAATTATGTTGGTAATTCTGTAATGGATATGTATGGTCTATCTGGTGGTGTGGAGAGTTTGTacaaagtgtttgataaaatgcctcaCAGGGATTCAATCACATGGAATATATTGATTTTTGGATTTGTGAGATGTGGTAGGTATCAGGTATGTTACGgctaccccttctttctttttggcatgatttaTATGACacaaacaaaacgtgcaaatatacaatttttataaatgactctattcatagaagtgcCTATGTTCTTAATTCTCCATGTTttctattattctatcatctgttcacaGGTCTCacaaaatacgtaagttgataaagtttacttcatgatattactcaaaggcataatggccttatgatattccgagagattttattaacgtatttcatatgcatttcatgcatttatacatgcacattgacccatgaccggatgacgttatatacacaaatatatgtatatgggatatgggaaaaggttacgatgttatatatgcaccaccatctgatcagttggtatacgtcgATGATTTTcctacagtggccgagatgatatgatgcgGTGGCCTCAGAGGATTGATGATGTTTTGTatgtacagacctatgcattataTGACATTTATACTCATGTGCATGACACTATAAATAtttatgatttacagagctatccagaTTTTTAGTTGGAATCccttactccatgtttctttcacgctctttatatatatatatctatatatatatatatatatatttatatgccttacatactcagtacattattcgtactgacatccttttgttgtggatgttgcattcatgcctgtaggtatagataatcagtttgacgagcactcatagtagacgagattggcattaaCCGAAATATCGGTAAAACTCCACCTTATTCGGAGTGCAGCTGAATCTATAAGTCATCGTGtaagagttttgctacagacttatagGTAGGCCattaccctgtcccatttgatgtcaaataatcttaaagACTTTGTAGACAAAGGtttattttgtacagtatgtcagagaccataaagatggttcattgatacattttttcccacttatagttatacattatgagttgtggccatgttgtcCCATGATAGCTACAGGAAAAAGAGTTACAAATTCGTCCGCTCGGGCCAATACGGCACCGGGTGCCACCCATGCCTTCTTAGGTTTGGGGCTTGACACCTTCAGTCCCCACCACCAGCACCAgagagttgttttgagtgtggagagtttgggcatgtgtgTAGGCATTGTCCTCGTCGTCATGGAGGTTCAACGTAGCAGAGAAGTCCTGCTGCATCTTCAGCACCAGTTACATCACCACCCGCCCAGTCAGCTCGGAGTGGAATGCACTTagttaggggtcgccctagaggggtgTCACGATCCTAAGCGATGGGCTGTggcgggcacccagtaccttactcaaccgagtaccaacgtaacgtatctttcatatcattctaccATAGGTAAATGAATCGGAGTAAAGCATGAGgcaatacaaacttatacatatgaagtactggcctataagaccaaaataaccactcgtgtaCTGAACATGGGCTGACaaagccatacaatcttttacatacatgacatctatctataagcctctaagaatacataattttcataaaggtcgggacagaatcccaccataccaaacaatacacatctaaatcatactaactaaTCAAGCaattccgaagcaaatggagtgcaccaacatcttctgttgagctgatagcctacttggagggctctcgacctgtctatcgggacctgcgggcatgaaatgcagcatccccaggaaaaagggacgttggtacgaataatgtaccgagtatgtaaggcatataaataagtacataacagacatggaaaaAATACAGAGTAAATAACACAACCTGTAAGTCCAGATAACTctttaaatcatgaaatacttatagtgtcatgcatatgcgtatgaatgtcatatcatacataggtatatgtgttcataacatcatcaagcctttgagggcatcccattatatcatctcggccaatgtgtcaaatcatcaacatataccagctgatcaagtgatGGTGTATATATATtgtcataaccttttcccatatcccatatacatatatatatatatatatatatatacatatatgtgtgtatataacgccatctggtcatgggcaaatgtacctatataaatacatgaaatgcatacgaaatacattaataagattttctcggaatgccataaataTCCATGCCTTTCGGATAAGCTTTATAAAAtgcgtatttttctgagacccatgaatagaagatataacAAAAATCCAcacggggaatcaagaatatatgcacccctagtatttctatgaatagagtcatttatgaaagttgcgtattttgctcgtttcatttgtattatttggatcatgccaagaagaaagaagggatagccttaacatacctggtaTAGAAAAAAATTCGTGTGATATTCTTAAGAATGATTACATTGTACTCGCTTAAAATCGAAAAATCTCGTTGCTATTATAATATGGAGTGACTATCGTCCTTGGCTTTGTATTCTGTATAAATTGTTTGCCGAATGAACTTTGGCATTTATTCAACATAAGAGCTCTTTGCATTTGTCTCACCCTTTTACATATTGGATTCTTGATAGTTATTCAAGATAAGGTTTCTTTGCATTTTTGCATTTTGTATAAGGATTTTGTATGATTCAGTTCATAGCTTAAAGCTAAGACAAAGTTGCTAAATGTCCTAATAAGGAGACACCTTGCCATGTCTTTTATGAGTTATGTAATGGCTTTTGTTGCCAAATTCAAGGGCTGCCACGCTTTGTTGTCCAAGCCTTATCTAAAATCATCCTTAATTAATCACTAATATCATGGTTAATTTGATAATCTCTCactatccaataattaaccaattacccacataattaagaattatctcaagttactttaaatactactcacttttaacataccttgtacacctttttattatggtcatgtggtaccttgtatgacactattCCATAAATGTCGGGTATTAAGCGTGGtttgtattttatcccaacataccAACCTTagacaaaaatttattttctttgacttgttttccctctcaccttcatgaatttactcatcacttgtttgaaatagcataatccttataatctctaaataatcttttccttagacttatgtcaattaccttacgacaaattcaacgtacaatactatagggtgcaacattgtcgtaatttaatactgtaaAGCGACATTATCGCaatgtaatactgcgggacgtaatatcgacataatattgcggggtgtaacatcattcccctctttggaacattcgtccttgaatgttgactgatgctcttatcattcttATAACCTATAggtcttgcgaatactttagtactcgtcttgccatctaggcgactaTTCTGTGACTGAATCCCAAAGgccagggtattcccccctttaagcctctttctTACACCATGATTTGTAGTTGAAATCCTTCtcatctcgtaactgttgctaccttctatcatgcagcctttacgactctaactttgtatgtgcgCCTGACTCATCTCTTCActtccagcttttagccaatctcaaGGATTTACTTTATGAACATGCACAAAATTATGTCAAGCTGTCCCTATGGCGTCATTAGCTTTACTATATCTAAGGATGCCCCCCAaaattcttacttcgatttatcgttactgaggtctgctatcgaactccaggttactctcgttgcttatcctatatgcataaaaATCCTTTAACACTTcttcattactattcatcttaagactGATGGCCCAATCTCATCTTGTACCTTGCAACTTTTAcccatccattattgattcacatcaatgttgatctataatcatccattgataacttgaaatttCTTACATAATATATTGTCATTAGGGCTTACATTGCATCATGGAATATTTCAAGTGATTTTTTTCTAATTCACCTGGGTGATACGAtattatacttccataaccgtatttcatagcatcccaatgtgactcgCCTTACATGGCTATTTTAATCCTAtccaattcatgaaatcactttCTTTTCGACcgttactcaatcgaaggcccaaatgtcGTCCTTTATCTATCATAATCATACCCCCATTCtacaacattccatctcttctaaatgctattagtcttagactcctttgagttcattcaggctatattgagctttctataacttagaggaaccatcagctcctttgttttcacaagcttaatcccgaggacttatccattttcgtcacaTTCTCACTTGCCTTctccttatccttactcttgtctctCTAAGACCTTGTCATTCTATCATATTTTAGCTTGCGGTCAATTCCCATGAATTTTATGGAACATCAAGTGAGACACTGCATCGTCTATAACTATTCTTTTACTCTTTAATTAGACCATTTGgcacttagaaaccataggttgggaAGTATTTCACTGACGACGctgctatcattcttggatatcGAATCCCTgtgcttctagccttttatccgtagtatggactattcacgaccttctgcatttgagtatatTGTATGTTGTTCCCCTTTACctttcttaccttaaaatcttgcatcgtatcttctatctctttcatgacctcccttgcacataggtataattcacgttcacaacttgaagctctattataatacttgaacCTCTGGGCATACATAattcggtgggagcttcatactgaattcttatgaggctagtacttcttctaactggcgtTATCATaaagccgttatagaatatggttgttgtaatATCTCTCTTGTATCTTTGATATTAAGAGTAATTCTGCAatattctcaatcacgatttctataatttctgggtccaataaccgaattcctgatttactttgttgatgtaactctttagtttcctccttcttttgATCGGCCTTTATGTTGGCTTAAATTATCTCCTGCTCTGGAGATAATGATATTAGTTATTCTACTTAGCCATTTATGGGCTCTaaggaatatccatgatacaatcctttaataattcaatccttcGTCTATGACCTAGGCTCAATTCATTCTTTTAATATATACCAGAATCTTGTACTACTGTATATGCTTCATGTATAAAACTTTAAAACCTTAAGTGCGTTCATAGCGTAaccaactctagatcattgatcgaataatttctttcgttccatcttagctttctttcaaggtAAGATATTAATTTTCCTGGTCTTTATGTCCCCGTGTTGCGTCCATAcctagcttatcttagtgcccgcacatgccagagttttcatgTAACTCATATGATcccgaatattacttttaattttacttcccattcattagccacaaTAGAtgtcactttcctttggagtgcttccaatgttgttgtgagactgctgTTACataaccatttcctctttaggtcgttgtgctttagttgaaaccttcttccttatttcctcaactagtcgtTCATTGTGGTacttgggggggggggtcctCTTACTCTTGTAAGGCTGCAAGCTTATCACATCGTATGCCTAACGAAATTTTTCATGTtcttcctcgcctataattaCCCGTAGCTACTTatctccacgcccttgtgcttgtaagGTTACtcctgaactaatattttgattgtcttcactgtggcactttcttttattttcgtaACACTAATAAGATACTTTTATTTAACTTCCCCAACTCCTATATGGATATTTTTCAAGGATCACGATGTAATAACTATGAGGCTGAATTCCACATATTGGTGTtccctatgtttatcttgcacgatctgttgatttgtctgtattcTCTTGCCTAGCTATAGctaggctcttcttgaatcaactactaattacttgTTGGCCCATTCCCGTATCAATAtttcgcgtaatctttcttgagtcatttcctttgtcttaacttatctctcgcaCCAGCTCCTTATTAATCAATAATATCTCGGACATGAACCCTTACTTTCTCTCCCTGACGTTGTGTTTGCATAATGCTCTAGTATCGTAGaatatctgtaggctttgaataagtgcaatctcatccctttttcattttatcgcattcttcctttaccattccataattactagaaccccTTAGTTCTGATGTAATGTCACATCAATCCATATTTCCCCCTATAGGGGAGTACTAAAAGTTGGAACTACGAAAATCTGCCTATAGATGTTCTACCTCTTCACTTTTGGCGTCCTTTCAcctcatcgatgacccttactctccTTGCGGTAATACTTCACTACTAAGGATAACGAAATTCCTTACTTGCAAGGTGACAATTactataactggcacatacagtctcttatgCTTAATTTTTCTCACATTGCTTACTTTAGGGatgcgtcttcctgaatgaccattctatGAATTTCTCAGGAGTCTTCTTCCGTTGTTCATTCTATTATTACCGGtacgaaatctgaaattctcatgatgtcgtccattatcaaatcactaaatccccaattcatgtttactttatcttgttcaccaacccatactgatctctattattctggggattaattctcccttctggtagtcgcgttggagtcacgaacttatttcttgaaataaggatataactttatggcttatactcttttgttgtctcaaggcctggcttatctcgtcttttccttcacttgactatatatCATATAATgccatcatcattttttttttccgTTTTCATCCATGcttcatatcttactcataacgCTTCATTAACTCCCTTCTCATTTTCTGCTAACATTTCTGTCCaacattttattttgaaaatttccATAGGACAttcctttgcttttagctcccctagCTCCATCTACTGGCTGTTCGGGTTGCTCAACGTTCTTGCTCTACTAGGAATGTGAGCCAtcctaaggtaatatttattcctttCAGGCTTTCAATGCCTatcttctgatttttttttatcatgctaatattcatatttaattgtaatattctagaatgcaccatctgggtgtGGCCGACTGTACATACATCTGTGTCTATTGAATGTAACTCAAAACGCTTATATCTTTTAATACACACATGATCTGCGGAAGACCTCACATTTAGTTTAATTCCAAGCCAAGCAGCAGGGCATGATCAGTCTTATCGGGCGGGGAATTGCATTCGCTAATAGAGCTTCCTACGATCGCACCCTAGGAGAGTGCAAATGGCAAGTTGAATGGTCTGGTTCCACTTAGTAGCCCAAATCCGCCCCTTTAACACGCAAGTACGCTTTAGCTACTAAGCTTCGAAACAACCCATAGGCTTACTTCGAAGTAGGAGCTTGAACTCAAGTATTAGAATGAGTCTTATTAGGTTTTCCCTGGGGGAAGGCTCCCCCCAACCCCCGTGAGTCCCGTCCTGCCCTGCCTTGAACTAGAACTCGGAAACCAGGACACATAACTATAAGAGAGTAGCTGCCAAAACAAGCTCCCTAAGGTCGCACCTAAGATCCGAAGGAATCGCTTGAGAACTAACTGCATACCTGAAGTTAGCTTGTGTGCGCATAGCGTTATCTTATCTTTGAATACTTCCTTTAGGCGGCTAGAAAGATGTTATTTGTGTGGTCCGTTCTAGTGACAGCATTTCAATTCTATTGTATTTATGTAGGAGCCGTTGTTTTTGCTTTGTTTGCCGGATTGGTACGCTTTCTTTTCTAAAAACCCTTCTCTCATAGGTCGTTACATTTCAGGCCATTTACGATCGTTTAAAGGGCCTTATATTATAAAGTATAAAGAAAGTCAAGATTGTTCTTGCGGAGAAAAGCCTACTTACTGCTTTTTTTGCTGATTTTCCTCTCTCTGTATAAAGTCAATCCCAGTGTTGGGCAGAGCCCATTGTCAAAGGATCGTTTCGCTGGAATGCTTGCTTGAATATAGCTACTCCCATTAAAAGGAATTTTTCACTCTATACGGTATGGCTACAAACCGAATGAAGAAGTCGGAAGCAGTTCATCGCCTGTGGGAGCTTGCTGATAGTGAGGAAGCCATAATCTATCTATCGGATTGCCTATTTGTCTATCTGTCTGGTGAAGAGAGAATGGAAGAGACTCTCAATAGGGCAAGCACAAAATACCTCGTTCGAGTCCCCGGACGAAGGTGAGACCAACCTTATTATGATTAGCGAAGTCCTTTCCAACTCCGTCGAATGGTTTCACTCCTCTTTTCCCCTTCTGTCAGTTCCTTGTCAGTCAGTCGACTCCCCTCCCTCAAAAGATTGTCGAACTTCACGGTTATTCATCCATATATGGGTAATCTCCGGCGGTCAGAGAAGAAAGGATCTCCATGAAAGCAGGAGGTCTTAAACATTAGTCTGTCTTCAAATGCGGGAAGGGTAGACATTCAGTTCGATGAGGGCTCGTTCTCGCTTACGGAAAGTAGAAAGCGAAGCCGAGCAGTTTCGAGTGAATGGATACTCTGAAATAGAACGAGAAAAATTGAATTTGATTAATTCAACTTATAAGACTTTGGAACAATTAGAAAATTACAAAAACGAAACGATTCAGTTTGAACAGCAAAGGGCGATTAATCAAGTCCGACAACGGGTTTTCCAACAAGCCTTACGAGGAGCTCTAGGAACTCTGAATAGTTGTTTGAACAACGAGTTACATTTACGTACCATTAGTGCCAATATTGGCATGTTGGGAACAATGAAAGAAATAACTGATTAGTCTTTCTACTGTaggtattatttttttctttcaaaaaataataaagaaagaaTCATGGTAACCATTCGAGCTGACGAAATTAGTAATATTATCCGTGAACGTATTGAACAATATAATAGAGAAGTAAAGATTGTAAATACCGGTACCGTACTTCAAGTAGGCGACGGCATTGCTCGTATTCACGGTCTTGATGAAGTAATGGCGGGTGAATTAGTCGAATTTGAAGAGGGTACAATAGGCATTGCTCTGAATTTGGGATACGCTATCCCTTCCGGCTAAGGTATGGATCGAGGGGGAGGGAGGATCTACTTGGAATTGGCTGTCAGTGAATCCCAAGTATGACATAGATAGAGGAAAGAAAATCTCTTACATGCCGAAGGTACATCTGAGACCTTCCTTCCAAGCAACTATGACATAGATAGACAGATGCGAGTGTACTTCAGGAAACTAGCAAGCCTTGCCATTCGGATGAAAGGAATATCATCCTAATGAAAGCCTGATTCTTCCCTTATCAATGTTTGAGATGCCTGGTTGTGCCAATTTCCCTAGTTGACAATATGACTTTTATGCCTGGCGGCAGCTCGGATCTTACGTTCTTTAGATGCCCAGCTTATCTGCCAGTTGTCTGGCTGATCAAATAGGAAAGGATACTCTGAATCATAGAACTATAATGAAATATACGATCAACCAATATTTATCGAATTTGAAAAAGAGTCAGAAGAAATGGTTCGAGCCTCTTATTTTGATTTCTCGAACCGAGAGATCCATGAATCGGGATCCTGATGCATATAGATACAAATGGTCCAATGGGAGCAAGAATTTCCAGGAACATTTGGAACAGTCCGTTTCGGAGCAGAAGAGCCGTTTTCAAGTAGTGTTCGATCGATTACGTATTAATCAATATTCGATTGATTGGTCTGAGGTTATCGACAAAAAAGATTTGTCTAAGCCACTTCGTTTCTTTTTGTCCAAGTCACTTCTTTTTTTGTCCAAGTTGCTTTTCTTTTTGTCTAACTCACTTCCTTTTTTCTGTGTGAGTTTCGGAAATATCCCCATTCATAGGTCCGAGATCTACATCTATGAATTGAAAGGTCCGAATGATCAACTCTGCAATCAGTTGTTAGAATCAATAGGTCTTCAAATTGTTCATTTGAAAAAATGGAAACCCTTCTTATAGACGGGTTGGGACCGAATAAGTACTGCATCTTTAGAATTGTAACCCTCCCACGGCATATGAGCTACTAATACGTTTTTCCCCAAAGCAAGTTCGCCACCAACCGTAGCAGCACCATCCGCTAAAATTTGTCCCTTTTTAATGCATTTACC
This sequence is a window from Nicotiana sylvestris chromosome 3, ASM39365v2, whole genome shotgun sequence. Protein-coding genes within it:
- the LOC138887338 gene encoding pentatricopeptide repeat-containing protein At1g31430-like; protein product: MIKGYVKIGQFKQPLILFDELRIGGLCPNNFSYPFVFKDIGELKMVKEGEKIYGYELKSAVWFDNYVGNSVMDMYGLSGGVESLYKVFDKMPHRDSITWNILIFGFVRCGRYQVSQNT